One genomic segment of Natronospira proteinivora includes these proteins:
- a CDS encoding RHS repeat domain-containing protein, translating into MNNETAQYNLADQLQSRQTADGDVSYEYDGNGRLSKKHHADGQVTEYSYDSQGRLKQVITPEHHIEYQHNALGNRVSKSVDGEVVEYYLWQDKTTLLATYDGDGNLKQRFEYTVGHTPSRFTQDGETYYILASHLGSPRAIVDSSGEVIREIQYDAYGNVIEDSNPEFSIPFGFAGGLNDEHTGLIRFGYRDYDPRNGRWTARDPVGFAGGDLNLYGYVLNDPINRIDPFGLSSLIYDDHVGVLTIISSSGESESYPAANNAQSSSAGPFPEGVFEFSWHSPHSGSGPSDPFGSYGNFIFEVPDRQGMGVHSGREGQCDLANQCGIDYSTNGCIRTSDDAMQKIHELHYGGDPIQNITVIR; encoded by the coding sequence ATCAACAACGAAACCGCCCAGTACAACCTGGCCGATCAACTCCAAAGCCGCCAAACGGCCGATGGCGACGTCAGCTACGAGTACGACGGCAACGGCCGCCTCAGCAAAAAACATCACGCTGATGGCCAGGTCACGGAGTACAGCTATGACAGCCAGGGCCGGCTGAAACAAGTCATCACCCCAGAGCATCATATTGAGTATCAGCACAATGCTTTGGGTAACCGTGTCTCCAAGTCCGTCGACGGCGAGGTGGTGGAATACTATCTCTGGCAGGACAAGACCACGCTGTTGGCGACTTACGACGGTGATGGGAATCTGAAACAGCGGTTTGAGTACACCGTCGGGCATACGCCCAGCCGGTTTACGCAGGATGGGGAAACGTACTACATCCTGGCTAGCCACCTGGGGAGTCCTAGGGCGATTGTGGACTCAAGCGGAGAAGTCATCCGCGAAATCCAGTACGATGCCTATGGGAATGTCATTGAGGACAGCAATCCAGAATTCAGCATACCGTTTGGATTCGCGGGCGGGCTGAACGACGAGCATACGGGGCTCATTCGCTTCGGCTACCGGGATTATGATCCCCGGAATGGGCGTTGGACTGCTCGAGATCCGGTTGGGTTTGCTGGGGGCGATCTGAATCTTTATGGGTATGTGCTAAATGATCCGATAAATCGAATCGATCCTTTTGGATTGTCATCCTTAATATATGATGATCATGTTGGAGTATTGACAATAATTTCAAGCTCCGGTGAAAGTGAGAGTTATCCCGCAGCCAATAACGCACAGAGCTCTAGTGCTGGGCCTTTCCCGGAGGGCGTGTTCGAGTTTTCATGGCATAGCCCACACTCTGGTAGTGGCCCAAGTGACCCATTCGGCTCATATGGGAATTTTATTTTTGAAGTTCCGGATCGACAGGGGATGGGGGTGCATTCTGGAAGAGAAGGGCAGTGTGACCTGGCTAACCAGTGCGGAATAGATTATTCGACCAATGGATGCATAAGGACATCCGATGATGCGATGCAGAAAATACATGAGCTGCATTATGGTGGAGATCCTATTCAGAATATAACGGTGATTCGATAA
- a CDS encoding PKD domain-containing protein, giving the protein MRTYAEATLEYEGAFEYQLAVGEELSLDGSNSHHVDGEIVSYEWREIDSDKVLGESESLETSFQAPGEYRLQFTIWDQHGLGQSLDQPVEVAVYSEPTFEITGPKAAWIGETIHLSIEFLEDQLGEVEFQWMNSHSGEVVGDSAEFLVSPTSAGEFHYEVTVRNERGLEASESIVLSFLNPPMVNIGGATEIHVGDDLELEADASESEHDIVSYQWIDPETGEVLGESGTLSLAGLAQGQHQLLLRMTDANGLEYEQLVDVDVQPPRPVIVLEEAVTVAQGAPVTLDANESHVPDGEIESFQWFHDGEVVGQDPVLALDDLPLGEWVYELVVTSVAGVSASQTVTVDVVHQPTAEIRGDLFVYEGREAVLDASESHIPEGELSYQWLLDGEPVGSESELHLADLAPGEYAIELTVTSAADMQDTAEATLVVQAGRGLSACPYNPVEDDRDRLPTHPDGNIDWQGGQAETVEAITQAFNYARAQDDSVFQYLVMPDQADWDAMSVSEKGLYLVNAERMARGLKPFSGFDPAVVTAAQEFADYTRDNVLMIDHFADGRSPQERMDAVPYIDEHRHNQPIDPESLAYGLDSEIPSEDYAVARAIYQWIYEDADWFEEFEGADGPAWGHRDHVFQVGLADSSHDPHQQGVLGFGLSRGDYPLDGVNDYGYVTVLKTVNQGESWDAERIQSVDTRQAQGCNTDHVIHVDPQHVDVDSLTGLRIEPNTLFMALGDSHAIQVTGLMDNGGEVDLSPYAQFTPDSRSIVSVDNGRISAERVGHARVLARLEGMRSNRLHVRVREAADTDQLVGTPAESLRRHVAGNATVERYEPMAMAVYTGLVTDRDGDPLPGVQVSFLNEPEHGSMETDADGRFMITGSAGERTVVYEYPGHLVIQRTTIGASGSWAVLDEVMMLPRDTAVSRIELGTGEAQVHQSSLISDEFGERRATVIFNGIQSATAMSLDGSEREITAFDFSATEYETPASMPGELPKEVAFTFANDLHVAGTHHTETVVFDNDVVMYIDNFLDFEVGEIVPIGYFDRLDNQWVGSDNGVVVQLVDESGDGLVDGADYTGDGQANDLNGSGYTHDDVIGLAEHYEPGDTLWWGHFDHMTPWDYNWAPDDAEAPSELGVDKNPEDACNSEAASTGSFARPFQQSFHEDLEVAGTNLTLHYSSRRTQGYQHEFRVTVSGDEVPDSMERMVAQLEIGGHVFKKELSPAPNREVRFLWDGENIDGERTEGMVHGQVKIGYEYPTVYMSAGNAAESEQAPDEFPMAWATLGERATEVPGREAFMSWQSRGVSVKNSFDRQLADGWSLSNVHEYDPAGTVYRGDGRVQDVADESVILKTGQTRSLVEGDDGYYQRGGNTINYRINSEGILEDRITGLEWEYAENPHQVITLPGAEAWCEVYADLPGDGWRLPTAKEIAYGMDKGGANPGPAIYNVRQARQLWHQSTANPELNMLPVLCVRGEALDERQPESLASNVVEQVVVDQDNGLMWEDRHANAAQKMDWESSVAHCEASEHAGYDNWRLPNINELLYALPNEVFRHQTEWDESARGRLWDYDVDFRRPYWSATTNHSDDDRAWAIESASYNSERFKKEDEFYVRCVRDDHSAQRMPYRFDGDGRHRATIDMDSGKTLTEFEYDAEDRLIAAVDRFGNRVRIERDANGIVERIVAPDGQETRLTVDDDHHLAAVTYEDGAQYRFNYTACGLATDKIDPRGGNFSRAYDEHGRIIETGDPEGGSWSFFDDRLDIGHDHYGYTTAEGNAYETERRVLDDGAVETVTTHKNGTVTTSLLSADGLESTSETCDISRVVESRRDPKTRQPRPERITLTQPSGLRRVMEMDLSYAENGADTSRYTVVSGRDGRLSSMSVDARSGQISHQSPEGRGFTQQLDTDTLLPESLQVEGLPETRYAYDSRGRLLEEVTGDRRVAYSYDERGRVATVTTPDDRNTAYEYDERDRITRIIFPDGQSLENRYDAKGNRTTLVVPTPAEHEFDYTGVNRVSAYRTPLDEATHYEYDRDRRLTAVTLPSGQRMEHSYADGRHVSTSTPEGVIEYDYLCGGRVSQITEGSESLSYDWDGNLVTGVHYQGALNASLSYGYNTDFELDQMSYAGGQTSLSYDKDGLLTGIHGFDIDRDAKHGMVTGLSDGVLNSSWQYNDYAESVDVTQSVAGTQFDYELERNSLGRITARTETLPDGSEVHYEYRYDDRQRLTEVIKNGQTVEQYQYDANGNRVQTTSTARDVTNETAQYNLADQLQSRQTTDGEVSYEYDGNGRLSKKHHAYGQVTEYNYDSQGRLKSVTTPEHHVEYQHNALGNRVSKSVDGEVVEYYLWQDKTTLLATYDGDGNLKQRFEYTVGHTPSRFTQDGETYYILASHLGSPRAIVDESGEVLREIQYDAYGSVIEDSNPEFSIPFGFAGGLTDEHTGLIRFGYRDYDPRIGRWTARDPVGFAGGDPNLYGYVLGDPVNLLDSLGLRGEFYDSRRGRRGIFAQAFMPAHTAQFSRDPIGGAPEAQLAYSANTNQIRGASATAGYAAVSGPLVGKIGVGTTRYACATAARHRDQLMDIVDLLLELSTLLTGEVPADMSTRGRTDAMGIYHQQEVESRAPRRGPRRP; this is encoded by the coding sequence GTGAGAACTTATGCAGAGGCCACTCTAGAGTATGAAGGTGCTTTCGAGTACCAGCTGGCAGTGGGTGAGGAACTGAGCCTGGATGGATCGAATAGCCATCATGTGGATGGTGAGATCGTCTCCTATGAGTGGCGAGAAATCGACTCAGACAAGGTCCTGGGTGAGTCGGAATCTCTGGAAACGAGCTTCCAGGCTCCTGGTGAATATCGTCTCCAATTCACCATTTGGGATCAGCATGGCCTGGGCCAAAGTCTTGATCAGCCGGTAGAAGTTGCGGTTTATTCTGAACCAACGTTCGAAATTACCGGTCCCAAGGCTGCCTGGATAGGTGAGACTATCCATTTATCGATCGAGTTTCTGGAGGATCAGCTCGGTGAAGTCGAATTTCAGTGGATGAACAGCCATTCCGGCGAAGTTGTAGGTGACAGTGCTGAGTTCCTTGTTTCGCCCACGTCCGCTGGAGAATTTCACTACGAGGTTACGGTTCGCAATGAACGGGGACTGGAAGCCTCGGAAAGCATTGTCCTGAGTTTTTTGAATCCACCGATGGTGAATATCGGCGGTGCCACGGAAATCCATGTCGGTGACGATCTGGAGCTGGAGGCCGACGCCTCCGAATCGGAGCACGATATCGTCTCCTACCAGTGGATCGACCCGGAGACGGGCGAGGTCTTGGGTGAATCCGGCACCCTGAGTCTGGCCGGTCTGGCCCAGGGGCAGCATCAACTGCTGCTGCGCATGACCGACGCCAATGGCCTGGAATACGAACAACTGGTGGACGTGGATGTTCAACCGCCACGCCCCGTGATCGTCCTTGAAGAGGCCGTCACCGTTGCCCAAGGCGCGCCTGTGACCCTGGATGCCAATGAAAGTCATGTGCCCGATGGGGAGATTGAAAGCTTCCAGTGGTTCCACGACGGCGAGGTCGTGGGGCAAGACCCTGTGTTGGCGCTGGATGATCTGCCCCTTGGTGAGTGGGTCTACGAGCTTGTAGTGACCTCCGTGGCAGGGGTGTCGGCAAGCCAGACGGTGACCGTGGATGTGGTCCACCAGCCCACCGCCGAAATTCGCGGTGATCTGTTTGTCTATGAAGGCCGCGAAGCGGTCTTGGATGCCTCCGAAAGCCACATCCCGGAAGGCGAGTTGAGCTATCAGTGGCTTTTGGATGGCGAACCTGTGGGCAGCGAATCGGAGCTGCATCTGGCCGACTTGGCGCCCGGCGAGTACGCCATCGAGTTGACCGTGACTTCCGCGGCCGATATGCAAGACACCGCTGAGGCCACCTTGGTGGTTCAGGCTGGCCGAGGGCTGAGCGCTTGCCCCTACAATCCGGTGGAAGATGATCGGGACCGTCTGCCCACCCACCCGGACGGTAATATCGACTGGCAGGGTGGCCAGGCCGAGACCGTGGAGGCCATCACCCAGGCCTTCAACTACGCCCGTGCCCAGGACGACAGTGTCTTCCAATATCTCGTCATGCCCGATCAAGCCGATTGGGATGCCATGAGCGTCTCCGAGAAGGGCCTGTATCTGGTCAATGCAGAACGCATGGCCCGTGGCCTCAAGCCTTTCAGCGGCTTTGACCCCGCGGTGGTGACGGCAGCCCAGGAATTCGCCGACTATACCCGCGACAATGTCTTGATGATTGATCATTTCGCGGATGGGCGCTCCCCTCAGGAACGCATGGATGCGGTGCCCTACATCGATGAGCATCGCCATAACCAGCCGATCGATCCCGAGTCCCTGGCCTACGGTTTAGACAGCGAAATACCGTCCGAGGATTATGCCGTTGCTCGGGCCATCTACCAGTGGATCTATGAAGACGCCGATTGGTTTGAGGAGTTCGAGGGCGCAGATGGGCCTGCTTGGGGCCATCGGGATCATGTCTTTCAGGTGGGATTGGCCGATAGCAGTCATGATCCACACCAGCAAGGCGTGCTCGGCTTTGGTCTTTCCCGGGGCGACTACCCCCTGGATGGCGTGAACGACTATGGCTATGTCACCGTCTTGAAGACCGTTAATCAAGGCGAGAGCTGGGACGCGGAGCGGATTCAGAGCGTGGATACCCGCCAGGCCCAGGGCTGCAATACCGATCATGTGATCCATGTTGATCCGCAGCACGTGGACGTCGATAGCCTAACGGGGCTGCGAATCGAGCCCAATACCCTGTTCATGGCCCTGGGCGACAGCCATGCTATTCAGGTCACCGGCCTGATGGATAATGGGGGTGAGGTTGATCTCAGCCCTTATGCCCAGTTCACGCCTGATAGTCGTTCCATCGTCTCCGTGGATAATGGCCGCATCAGCGCCGAGCGCGTAGGCCACGCCCGGGTGTTGGCACGGCTGGAGGGCATGCGCTCCAACCGCCTGCATGTGCGGGTCCGTGAGGCCGCGGATACCGATCAATTGGTCGGTACGCCCGCCGAATCGCTGCGTCGCCATGTGGCGGGCAATGCCACCGTAGAGCGCTATGAGCCCATGGCCATGGCGGTCTACACCGGTTTAGTCACGGACCGCGATGGAGACCCCCTACCCGGGGTCCAGGTGTCCTTCCTGAATGAGCCGGAACACGGTTCCATGGAAACCGATGCCGACGGCCGCTTCATGATTACCGGCTCGGCGGGTGAAAGAACCGTGGTGTATGAATACCCCGGTCATCTGGTGATTCAACGGACCACCATTGGTGCCTCCGGTAGCTGGGCGGTTTTGGATGAAGTCATGATGCTGCCCCGGGATACCGCCGTTAGTCGCATCGAGCTCGGCACGGGAGAGGCCCAGGTTCATCAATCCTCCCTCATCAGTGATGAGTTTGGCGAGCGGCGGGCCACGGTGATCTTCAATGGCATCCAATCCGCGACGGCGATGAGCCTTGATGGCAGTGAACGTGAGATTACCGCCTTCGATTTCAGCGCCACTGAATACGAAACGCCAGCCTCCATGCCCGGGGAATTGCCAAAGGAAGTGGCTTTCACCTTCGCCAATGACCTGCATGTGGCTGGTACTCACCACACCGAGACTGTGGTCTTTGATAACGATGTGGTGATGTACATCGACAACTTCCTCGATTTCGAGGTAGGTGAGATCGTTCCCATCGGCTATTTCGATCGTCTCGACAACCAATGGGTGGGCTCCGACAATGGCGTGGTGGTCCAGCTGGTGGACGAAAGCGGCGATGGTCTGGTGGACGGTGCCGACTACACCGGCGATGGCCAAGCCAATGACCTCAATGGCAGTGGTTACACCCACGATGATGTGATCGGCCTGGCCGAGCACTACGAGCCCGGCGACACCCTCTGGTGGGGCCATTTCGACCATATGACCCCCTGGGACTACAACTGGGCCCCCGACGACGCCGAAGCTCCCTCCGAGCTGGGGGTGGACAAAAATCCGGAGGACGCCTGTAATTCAGAAGCGGCATCAACCGGTTCTTTTGCCCGTCCCTTCCAGCAATCCTTCCACGAAGACCTGGAAGTGGCCGGCACCAATTTGACCCTGCATTACAGCAGCCGCCGGACCCAGGGCTATCAGCACGAGTTTCGTGTCACCGTCAGCGGCGATGAAGTGCCGGATTCCATGGAGCGCATGGTGGCGCAACTGGAAATCGGCGGCCATGTGTTCAAGAAGGAACTGTCGCCGGCCCCCAACCGGGAAGTGCGTTTCCTCTGGGACGGCGAGAATATTGACGGCGAACGAACCGAAGGCATGGTGCATGGCCAGGTCAAGATCGGCTATGAATACCCCACCGTCTATATGAGTGCGGGCAATGCCGCTGAATCTGAACAGGCTCCAGATGAGTTTCCCATGGCCTGGGCTACCCTGGGCGAACGGGCTACCGAAGTCCCCGGCCGGGAAGCCTTCATGAGCTGGCAAAGCCGGGGCGTCTCGGTGAAGAACAGCTTCGATCGCCAACTCGCCGATGGCTGGTCTCTGTCCAATGTCCATGAATACGATCCCGCCGGTACGGTCTACCGTGGCGACGGCCGGGTTCAGGATGTGGCGGATGAGTCGGTGATTCTCAAGACCGGCCAGACCCGCAGTCTGGTAGAAGGCGACGACGGCTACTACCAGCGGGGCGGCAACACCATCAATTACCGCATCAACAGCGAGGGCATTCTGGAAGACCGTATTACCGGTCTGGAGTGGGAGTACGCGGAGAATCCCCACCAGGTCATTACCCTGCCGGGCGCTGAGGCCTGGTGTGAGGTCTATGCTGACCTGCCCGGGGACGGCTGGCGTCTGCCCACCGCCAAGGAAATCGCTTACGGCATGGACAAGGGCGGCGCCAATCCGGGCCCGGCCATCTACAATGTCCGCCAGGCAAGGCAGCTTTGGCACCAGAGCACGGCCAACCCTGAATTAAATATGCTTCCCGTACTCTGTGTACGTGGCGAAGCCCTGGATGAGCGGCAGCCTGAGTCTCTGGCGAGCAATGTGGTCGAGCAAGTGGTGGTGGATCAGGACAATGGCCTGATGTGGGAAGACAGGCACGCCAACGCCGCCCAGAAGATGGACTGGGAAAGCAGCGTGGCCCACTGTGAGGCCTCCGAGCACGCCGGCTACGATAACTGGCGCCTGCCCAACATCAATGAACTGCTCTATGCTTTGCCCAATGAGGTGTTCCGGCATCAGACCGAATGGGACGAGAGCGCGCGTGGTCGCTTGTGGGACTATGACGTGGATTTCCGTCGCCCCTATTGGAGTGCTACGACAAACCATTCGGACGATGACCGAGCCTGGGCCATTGAGAGCGCCAGTTACAACAGCGAACGCTTCAAAAAGGAAGATGAGTTCTATGTTCGCTGTGTGCGCGACGACCACAGCGCCCAGCGCATGCCCTACCGCTTCGACGGCGATGGCCGGCATAGGGCCACCATCGACATGGACAGTGGCAAGACCCTCACCGAGTTCGAGTATGACGCCGAGGACCGTCTAATTGCTGCGGTAGATCGCTTCGGAAACCGGGTCCGTATTGAGCGGGATGCCAACGGTATCGTGGAGCGCATCGTCGCCCCGGACGGGCAGGAAACCCGTCTCACCGTGGACGATGACCACCACCTGGCCGCCGTCACCTATGAAGACGGCGCCCAATACCGCTTCAATTACACCGCCTGTGGCTTGGCCACGGACAAGATCGATCCCCGGGGCGGCAACTTCAGCCGCGCCTATGATGAGCATGGCCGCATCATCGAGACCGGCGACCCCGAAGGGGGCAGTTGGTCCTTCTTCGATGACCGTCTCGACATTGGCCATGATCATTACGGCTATACCACGGCCGAAGGCAATGCCTACGAGACCGAACGCCGGGTCCTGGACGATGGGGCTGTGGAAACGGTGACCACCCATAAGAACGGCACCGTCACCACCAGCCTGCTCAGCGCGGACGGCTTGGAATCCACCTCGGAAACCTGCGACATCAGTCGTGTGGTGGAAAGCCGTCGTGACCCCAAAACCCGTCAGCCCCGGCCCGAGCGTATTACCCTCACCCAGCCCAGTGGTCTGCGCCGGGTGATGGAAATGGACCTGAGCTACGCCGAAAACGGCGCCGACACCAGCCGCTACACCGTGGTCAGCGGCCGTGATGGCCGCCTGTCCAGCATGAGCGTGGACGCGAGAAGCGGCCAGATCAGCCACCAATCCCCCGAGGGCCGGGGCTTCACCCAGCAACTGGATACCGACACCCTTTTGCCGGAAAGCCTCCAGGTGGAAGGTCTGCCCGAAACCCGCTATGCGTACGACAGCCGGGGCCGCCTGCTGGAAGAAGTCACCGGCGACCGCCGGGTGGCCTACAGCTACGACGAGCGGGGCCGGGTGGCCACCGTCACCACCCCAGATGATCGGAACACCGCCTACGAGTACGACGAGCGGGACCGCATCACCCGGATCATCTTCCCGGACGGCCAGTCCCTGGAAAACCGTTACGACGCCAAGGGCAACCGCACCACCCTGGTGGTGCCCACACCCGCCGAGCATGAGTTCGACTACACCGGCGTCAACCGGGTCAGTGCCTACCGCACACCCCTAGACGAGGCCACCCACTACGAGTACGACCGGGACCGGCGTCTGACCGCCGTCACCCTGCCGTCCGGCCAACGCATGGAGCACAGCTACGCCGACGGCCGGCATGTCAGCACCAGCACCCCGGAAGGCGTCATCGAATACGACTACCTCTGCGGCGGCCGCGTCAGCCAGATCACTGAAGGCAGTGAAAGCCTCAGCTACGACTGGGACGGCAATCTGGTCACCGGCGTCCACTACCAGGGTGCGCTGAACGCCTCCCTGAGCTACGGCTATAACACGGACTTTGAGCTGGATCAGATGAGTTATGCCGGCGGCCAGACCAGCCTGAGCTATGACAAGGATGGTCTTTTAACCGGCATTCACGGCTTCGACATCGACCGCGACGCCAAACACGGCATGGTCACCGGCTTAAGTGATGGCGTCCTCAACAGCAGTTGGCAATACAATGATTACGCCGAGAGCGTTGACGTCACCCAAAGCGTAGCCGGAACTCAGTTCGACTACGAGCTGGAACGCAACAGCCTGGGCCGCATTACCGCCCGAACCGAAACCCTGCCCGACGGCAGCGAAGTCCACTACGAGTACCGCTACGACGACCGCCAACGCCTCACCGAGGTGATCAAAAACGGCCAAACCGTCGAGCAGTACCAATACGACGCCAACGGCAACCGCGTCCAAACCACCAGCACCGCCCGCGACGTCACGAACGAGACCGCCCAGTACAACCTGGCCGACCAACTCCAAAGCCGCCAAACGACTGATGGCGAAGTCAGCTACGAGTACGACGGCAACGGCCGACTCAGCAAAAAACACCACGCTTATGGTCAGGTCACCGAATACAACTATGACAGCCAGGGCCGTCTAAAATCGGTGACCACCCCAGAGCACCACGTTGAGTATCAGCACAATGCTTTGGGTAACCGTGTCTCCAAGTCCGTCGACGGCGAGGTGGTGGAATACTATCTCTGGCAGGACAAGACCACGCTGCTGGCGACTTATGACGGCGACGGAAACCTCAAACAGCGATTTGAATACACCGTCGGCCATACGCCCAGTCGGTTTACCCAGGATGGGGAGACCTACTACATCCTGGCTAGCCACTTGGGGAGTCCGCGGGCGATTGTGGATGAAAGCGGCGAAGTGCTGAGAGAAATCCAGTACGATGCCTATGGGAGTGTGATTGAGGACAGCAATCCGGAGTTCAGCATTCCGTTTGGATTTGCTGGCGGACTGACCGATGAACATACGGGGCTGATTCGTTTCGGTTACCGGGACTACGATCCCAGGATCGGACGCTGGACGGCCAGGGATCCGGTTGGGTTTGCTGGTGGGGATCCCAACCTGTACGGATATGTGTTGGGGGATCCTGTTAATCTATTAGATTCGCTCGGATTGCGTGGTGAGTTCTATGATAGCCGCCGTGGAAGGCGGGGTATTTTCGCTCAAGCATTTATGCCAGCTCATACGGCGCAATTCTCCAGAGATCCAATCGGTGGGGCGCCAGAAGCTCAGCTGGCCTATTCAGCTAACACAAACCAGATTCGAGGTGCTTCTGCGACGGCCGGATATGCAGCTGTCTCCGGTCCGCTAGTAGGAAAAATTGGGGTTGGGACGACCCGTTATGCCTGTGCGACGGCAGCGAGACATCGAGACCAATTGATGGATATAGTTGATCTGCTCCTTGAGCTTTCAACTCTGCTCACAGGTGAAGTCCCGGCAGACATGTCCACCCGAGGGCGTACGGATGCGATGGGTATATATCATCAGCAGGAGGTGGAAAGTCGCGCACCTCGTAGAGGCCCGCGGAGGCCATGA
- the argS gene encoding arginine--tRNA ligase has protein sequence MKEDISQLLQQALTALPEDLLPLDAREVAIQVERARDRKHGDFASNLAMMLAKPARKNPRALAQAIVDHLPGSALVDRVEIAGPGFINFFLSPQAWHAVVERVFEQGERFGHSDVGADEKILLEFVSANPTGPLHVGHGRGAAYGSTVGNLLEAIGHPVHREYYVNDAGRQMDILTTSIWLRYLEQGGAEFTFPSNGYRGDYILDIARALREEYGDRFEQSVDAVFHGIAADAPDGDKEAHIDGLIQRARHLLGGDDFECVFKAGLDGILADIRDDLADFGTTFDEWFSERSLTHNKLVDHALDVLKERGDVYEKDGAQWFAAEKYGDEKDRVVVRDNGQPTYFASDIAYHLNKRERGYDRLLDVLGADHHGYIARLKAGLEGMGHPGDALEVRLVQFANLYRGQEKIQMSTRSGSFVTLRELREEVGRDAARFFYVMRSNEQHLDFDLELAKSQSSDNPVYYVQYAHARICSVFDQAEEKGFQYSRDTGLANLEQLDESHEDELMVTLSRFPEVVESAARNRAPHQLTQYLRDLANDLHTYYNAHTFLVLEEEIRNARLCLVEATRQVLVNGLRLIGVSAPDSM, from the coding sequence GTGAAGGAAGACATCAGCCAGCTCCTGCAACAGGCCCTCACCGCCCTGCCCGAAGACCTTCTGCCCCTGGATGCCCGAGAAGTGGCGATTCAGGTAGAGCGGGCGCGGGACCGAAAACACGGGGACTTCGCCAGTAATCTGGCCATGATGCTGGCCAAACCGGCGCGCAAGAATCCCCGGGCGCTGGCCCAGGCCATTGTCGATCACCTGCCCGGGTCGGCCCTGGTGGATCGGGTGGAGATTGCCGGTCCCGGCTTTATCAACTTCTTTCTGAGCCCGCAGGCTTGGCATGCCGTGGTGGAGCGGGTCTTTGAGCAGGGCGAGCGCTTTGGCCACAGCGATGTGGGTGCGGATGAGAAGATCCTGCTGGAGTTCGTCTCCGCCAACCCCACCGGGCCATTGCATGTGGGCCATGGCCGGGGCGCGGCCTACGGCAGCACTGTGGGCAATCTGCTGGAGGCCATCGGGCATCCGGTGCACCGGGAATACTACGTCAACGATGCCGGCCGCCAGATGGATATCCTGACCACCAGCATCTGGCTCCGTTACCTAGAGCAGGGCGGTGCCGAGTTCACCTTCCCCAGCAACGGCTACCGGGGGGATTATATCCTCGACATCGCTCGTGCCCTTCGCGAGGAATACGGAGATCGCTTTGAGCAGTCGGTGGATGCGGTCTTTCACGGCATTGCCGCCGATGCCCCGGACGGCGACAAGGAAGCCCATATTGATGGCCTGATCCAGCGGGCCCGGCATCTGTTGGGCGGGGATGATTTCGAGTGCGTGTTCAAGGCCGGGCTGGACGGGATCCTGGCCGATATCCGGGATGATCTGGCCGACTTCGGCACCACCTTCGATGAATGGTTCTCGGAACGTTCCCTGACTCACAACAAGCTGGTGGATCACGCCCTGGATGTGCTCAAGGAACGGGGCGATGTCTATGAAAAGGACGGCGCCCAGTGGTTTGCCGCCGAGAAGTACGGGGACGAGAAGGACCGGGTGGTGGTCCGGGACAACGGCCAGCCCACCTATTTCGCCTCGGATATCGCCTATCACCTGAACAAGCGGGAGCGGGGCTATGACCGCCTGCTGGATGTGCTGGGCGCCGACCACCACGGCTATATCGCCCGCCTGAAAGCGGGCCTGGAAGGCATGGGCCATCCCGGCGATGCCCTGGAGGTACGGCTGGTACAGTTCGCCAATCTTTACCGGGGCCAGGAAAAGATCCAGATGTCCACCCGCTCCGGCTCCTTCGTGACCCTGCGGGAACTGCGGGAGGAAGTGGGCCGGGATGCCGCCCGCTTTTTCTATGTGATGCGCTCCAATGAACAGCATCTGGACTTTGACCTGGAACTGGCCAAGTCCCAGTCCAGTGATAACCCGGTCTATTACGTCCAGTATGCCCATGCCCGCATCTGCTCGGTCTTCGATCAGGCCGAGGAAAAGGGCTTTCAATATTCCCGGGATACCGGCCTGGCCAACCTGGAGCAGCTGGATGAAAGCCATGAGGATGAACTCATGGTGACCCTGTCCCGCTTCCCGGAAGTGGTGGAATCGGCGGCCCGAAATCGGGCTCCCCACCAGCTGACCCAATACCTGCGGGATCTCGCCAACGACCTGCACACCTATTACAACGCCCACACCTTTCTGGTGCTGGAGGAAGAGATTCGCAATGCCCGCCTCTGCCTGGTGGAAGCCACCCGGCAGGTCTTGGTCAACGGTTTGCGCCTGATCGGTGTGTCCGCACCGGACAGCATGTAA